Genomic DNA from Candidatus Nitrosopumilus koreensis AR1:
GTTGCATTAGGAGGAACGGCTGTTGGCTCTGGTGCAAATACACCAAAAGGTTACAGGAAGATTGCAATTTCAGAACTTGCAAAAATTTCAAAATTATCATTAAAACCTGAAAAAGACATGCAGCATGGATTGCAAAGCAAGTATGCAGTTGCAAATTGTTCAAGTGCATTACGCAACCTAGCATTAGAAATTGGAAAACTTGCAAATGATATCAGATTAATGGCATCAGGTCCAATTGCAGGGCTAGCAGAGATTGGAATTCCTGCAGTTCATGCAGGTTCCTCAATTATGCCTGGAAAAGTAAACCCATCATTAGCAGAATGCATGAACATGATTTGTTTCAACATTATTGGAAATGATACTGCAGTATCTTATGCAGCACAAAGTGGACAGTTTGAGCTTAATGTAATGCTGCCAGGAATGCTAAAGTGCATGTTAGAGTCAACAGATATGTTAAAGAATTTCTTGCCAATATTTTCTGCAAATCTTATTGATGGTTTAACTGCAAACAAAGATAAATTGCGTGCTGACATTGAAAACAGTCCAGTAATTGTTACGCTGTTAACACCAAAAATCGGATATCTAAAATCTGCAGAACTTTTCAAAGAATCGTTAAAAACAGGAAAAACTATCAGAGAATTAGTTGTTTCAAAGAAATTAATGACTAACAAAGAAATCGACTCTCTGTTTGGATAAAGTATGGCAAAAATTTTTGTAGAATCTTATGGATGTTCTGCAAGTTTTGCAGATTCAGAAATGATTTCAGGATTAATTCTAAATGGAGGTCACACACTAGTAGAAGATTCTGAAGAGTCAGATCTAAACATTGTCGTCACATGTTCTGTGAAAGATGCAACAGCAAACAAGATGATTCACAGAATAAAATCATTGAAAACAAAACCTCTTGTGGTAGCTGGTTGCTTACCAAAAGCTGAAAAAGAAACAGTTGAAAGATTTTCTGAAAATGCTAGTCTTTTAGGTCCAAATTCATTAGGTAAAACTCTTCAAGTGATTGATTCTACACTTCAAGGAAGAAAAGAGATTGCATTAGAAGACTCTGATTTATCAAAAGTA
This window encodes:
- a CDS encoding aspartate ammonia-lyase, with product MKFRLDQDSLGKVKIPSDAYYGAFTGRAIKQYHVTGNKSHENLIKSFVMIKRSAAVANMKTKVIDARRGKAIVSACDKILSGKHVDQFVVDMINSGAGTAFNMNSNEVIANVALEILHKKKGQYEFLHPNDHVNMSQSSNDTYPTAMHVAILMNLKETILSIDILIKSLSKKAKQFSSFKKIGRTHLMDALPVTLGSEFAAYVTSITKARNEIVASQKELQNVALGGTAVGSGANTPKGYRKIAISELAKISKLSLKPEKDMQHGLQSKYAVANCSSALRNLALEIGKLANDIRLMASGPIAGLAEIGIPAVHAGSSIMPGKVNPSLAECMNMICFNIIGNDTAVSYAAQSGQFELNVMLPGMLKCMLESTDMLKNFLPIFSANLIDGLTANKDKLRADIENSPVIVTLLTPKIGYLKSAELFKESLKTGKTIRELVVSKKLMTNKEIDSLFG